In Melanotaenia boesemani isolate fMelBoe1 chromosome 18, fMelBoe1.pri, whole genome shotgun sequence, the following proteins share a genomic window:
- the rmdn1 gene encoding regulator of microtubule dynamics protein 1: MAGRILTLRISRTLLDLASGAKAVRTRGTNRNHRAAFSRTATSLNTGGAVLFLGLPVISYLGYEAVHWVQSSAVVCALEKEEVLEQADYLYSCADTQKLYQLLVQYKDSDDAEFLWRLARASRDLSLLPNVETDRKKQLTFEAFEFAKRALEKDQSCFAAHKWYAICLSDIGDYEGVKVKIGNSYIIREHLEKAIELNPRDATSLHILGYWCFAFAELPWYQRKVAAVIFSSPPTSTFEEALEFFLKAEEVDPNFYSKNLLMLGKTYMAMKDTQKALLWLTKAKDYPAHTLEDKEVHKEAVDLLKRLES; encoded by the exons ATGGCTGGGAGGATTTTAACGCTGCGCATTAGCAGAACCTTACTGGACCTGGCGTCCGGAGCTAAAGCCGTCAGAACCAGAGGGACAAACCGGAACCACCGGGCCGCTTTCAGCCGGACTGCAACTTCTCTGAAT ACTGGAGGAGCTGTCCTCTTCCTGGGCCTCCCTGTAATCTCCTATCTGGGTTATGAAGCGGTCCACTGGGTCCAGAGTTCAGCTGTGGTCTGCGCTCTAGAGAAAG AGGAAGTGCTGGAGCAGGCGGACTACCTGTACAGCTGTGCCGACACTCAGAAGCTCTACCAGCTGCTGGTCCAATACAAAGACAG TGATGATGCAGAGTTCTTGTGGAGGTTGGCCAGAGCCTCTCGCGACCTCTCCCTGCTTCCTAATGTGGAGACCGACAGGAAGAAGCAGCTGACGTTTGAAGCCTTTGAATTTGCCAAGAGGGCTCTGGAGAAGGACCAGTCCTGTTTTGCAGCACACAAA TGGTACGCCATCTGTCTCAGCGACATCGGGGACTACGAGGGCGTGAAGGTGAAAATCGGGAATTCGTACATCATCAGGGAGCATCTGGAG AAAGCCATCGAGCTGAACCCAAGAGACGCCACGTCCCTGCACATCTTAGGCTACTG gtgttttgcTTTTGCAGAGTTGCCATGGTATCAGCGCAAAGTTGCAGCAGTGATTTTCTCATCGCCGCCTACATCCACATTCGAGGAG GCTCTGGAGTTCTTTCTGAAGGCAGAGGAAG TGGATCCAAACTTCTACAGTAAGAACCTGCTGATGCTCGGAAAGACGTACATGGCCATGAAGGACACACAGAAAGCTCTGCTCTGGTTGACAAAAGCTAAAGACTACCCTGCTCACACCCTGGAGGACAAAGAG GTCCATAAAGAAGCCGTAGACCTGCTGAAGAGGCTGGAATCATGA